In Triticum aestivum cultivar Chinese Spring chromosome 5B, IWGSC CS RefSeq v2.1, whole genome shotgun sequence, the following proteins share a genomic window:
- the LOC123117269 gene encoding probable histone H2A.5 — translation MDASATGAVSKVKKYVVGRKLGGGPRKKAVARSVKAGLQFPVGRIGRFLKKGRYAQRVGMGAPVYLASVLEYLAAELLELAGNAAKDNKKSRIIPRHLLPAIRNDQELGKLLAGVTIAHGGVLPNINPVLLPKKTAEKEPKSPKKAAKSPKKA, via the coding sequence ATGGACGCCTCGGCCACCGGCGCCGTCTCCAAGGTGAAGAAGTACGTGGTGGGGCGCAAGCTTGGCGGCGGCCCTAGGAAGAAGGCGGTGGCTCGATCCGTCAAGGCCGGGCTGCAGTTCCCCGTCGGCCGCATCGGCCGCTTCCTCAAGAAGGGTCGCTACGCGCAGCGCGTCGGCATGGGCGCCCCCGTCTACCTCGCCTCCGTCCTCGAGTACCTCGCCGCCGAGCTTCTAGAGCTCGCCGGGAACGCCGCCAAGGACAACAAGAAGTCCCGCATCATCCCGCGCCACCTGCTGCCCGCCATCCGGAACGACCAGGAGCTCGGCAAGCTGCTCGCCGGCGTCACCATCGCGCACGGCGGCGTGCTGCCCAACATCAACCCCGTGTTGCTCCCCAAGAAGACGGCTGAGAAGGAGCCCAAGTCGCCCAAGAAGGCCGCCAAGTCCCCCAAGAAGGCTTAG